From Pseudomonadota bacterium, a single genomic window includes:
- a CDS encoding O-acetylhomoserine aminocarboxypropyltransferase/cysteine synthase: MDPRRYHLETLCLHAGHEPDPTTRARAVPIYRTASYTFRDTEHAANLFALKELGNIYTRLMNPTTAVLEERVAALEGGAAALALASGTSAIHYAVINTCRAGDEVVAANDLYGGTYTMFDTIHPQLGITTRFVDPTDPEQFARAITPKTRLLFVESCGNPALNVPDFAAIAAIAQAHHLPLVVDNTFTTPALLRPLEHGADLVCSSLTKWLGGHGAGIGGICVDGGRFDWKDPKFALFNEPDPGYHGLRYAHDLGELSALAFILRMRLVPLRNLGACLAPDNAWMFLQGIETLPLRMQRHCENALAVARWLREQPSVEWVRYPGLPDHPTHANAQRYLQGGFGGMVVFGIHGGAAGGQRFIESLRLFSHLANVGDAKSLAIHPATTTHSQLNAEQQRAGGITPELLRLSVGLEHIDDIIADLDQALAAASGGAQVQVR; this comes from the coding sequence ATGGACCCACGCCGCTATCATCTCGAGACCCTCTGCCTGCATGCGGGTCACGAGCCCGACCCGACGACGCGCGCGCGCGCCGTGCCGATCTACCGCACCGCCTCCTACACGTTCCGCGATACAGAGCACGCCGCCAACCTCTTCGCGCTCAAAGAGCTCGGCAACATCTACACCCGGCTGATGAACCCCACCACCGCCGTACTGGAGGAGCGGGTAGCCGCGCTCGAGGGCGGCGCGGCGGCGCTGGCGCTCGCGTCGGGAACCAGCGCCATCCACTATGCCGTGATCAACACCTGTAGAGCGGGCGACGAGGTGGTCGCCGCGAACGACCTCTACGGCGGCACCTATACGATGTTCGACACGATCCACCCCCAGCTCGGGATCACCACGCGCTTCGTCGATCCGACCGATCCGGAGCAGTTCGCGCGCGCGATCACCCCCAAGACGCGGCTGCTCTTCGTCGAGTCCTGCGGCAACCCAGCGCTGAACGTCCCCGACTTCGCCGCCATCGCCGCGATCGCGCAGGCGCATCACCTGCCGCTCGTGGTCGACAACACCTTCACCACGCCGGCGCTGCTGCGACCGCTCGAGCACGGCGCCGATCTCGTTTGCAGCTCGTTGACCAAGTGGCTCGGCGGCCACGGCGCCGGCATCGGCGGAATCTGCGTCGACGGCGGGCGCTTCGACTGGAAGGATCCGAAGTTCGCCCTCTTCAACGAGCCGGATCCCGGCTATCACGGCCTGCGCTACGCGCACGACCTCGGCGAGCTGAGCGCGCTGGCGTTCATTCTGCGCATGCGACTGGTGCCCCTGCGCAACCTCGGCGCCTGCCTCGCGCCGGATAATGCCTGGATGTTTCTGCAGGGGATCGAGACGCTGCCGCTGCGGATGCAGCGCCACTGCGAGAACGCGCTCGCCGTCGCGCGCTGGCTGCGTGAGCAGCCGTCGGTCGAGTGGGTGCGCTACCCCGGGCTGCCCGATCACCCGACCCACGCCAACGCCCAGCGCTACCTGCAGGGCGGCTTCGGCGGCATGGTCGTCTTCGGCATCCACGGCGGCGCGGCCGGCGGTCAGCGCTTCATCGAGAGCCTGCGGCTCTTCAGTCACCTGGCCAACGTCGGTGACGCCAAGAGCCTGGCGATTCACCCGGCGACGACGACGCATAGCCAGCTCAACGCCGAACAGCAGCGCGCGGGTGGCATCACGCCCGAGCTGCTGCGGCTATCGGTTGGCCTCGAGCACATCGACGACATCATCGCGGACCTCGACCAGGCGCTCGCGGCGGCCAGCGGCGGCGCGCAGGTCCAGGTGCGCTGA
- a CDS encoding bifunctional folylpolyglutamate synthase/dihydrofolate synthase, with translation MARALAALGDPQRSLRCVHVAGTNGKGSTAAMLAWALQLAGHRVGLYTSPHLSRFSERMRIDGVEIAAPQLLRLLDRVQGCGLELTFFETLTAIALLWFAEQRVAVAVVEAGLGGRLDATNVVQPEVSVITSIALDHAEVLGATLAQIAGEKAGIIKAGVPAVVAAGAEVEAVFAARCAALGAPHWREGRDFACAADEAGELAYHGLDGSTLQALRLALAGSHQRSNAALALATLELLGERGLAVSADARRAALATVRWPGRMEWIGSQHLLDCAHNPAGARALAAALAPRRDFVVVFSALREKAAAAMLEALRPCTARLVLTRAAVDRAALPAALRDLVGAGEVAANLGAALASLADDPRPRLVTGSSYLVGEARVLLLGEAADAVALADPAQAEPAPQARGASGEPRPLRASRT, from the coding sequence ATGGCACGCGCGCTGGCCGCGTTGGGCGATCCCCAGCGCAGCCTGCGCTGCGTCCACGTCGCGGGGACCAACGGCAAGGGCTCGACCGCGGCGATGCTGGCGTGGGCGCTGCAGCTCGCCGGCCACCGCGTCGGGCTCTATACCTCGCCGCACCTCTCTCGCTTCAGCGAGCGCATGCGCATCGATGGCGTCGAGATCGCGGCGCCGCAGCTCTTGCGCCTGCTCGATCGGGTCCAGGGCTGCGGTCTCGAGCTGACCTTCTTCGAGACGCTGACGGCGATCGCCTTGCTCTGGTTCGCCGAGCAGCGCGTCGCTGTAGCGGTGGTCGAGGCTGGCCTCGGCGGGCGCCTCGACGCGACCAACGTCGTGCAGCCCGAGGTCAGCGTGATCACCTCGATCGCGCTCGACCACGCCGAGGTGCTCGGCGCGACGCTGGCGCAGATCGCCGGCGAGAAGGCCGGGATCATCAAGGCGGGGGTTCCGGCCGTGGTCGCGGCCGGGGCGGAGGTCGAGGCCGTCTTCGCCGCGCGTTGCGCCGCGCTCGGCGCGCCGCATTGGCGCGAGGGGCGAGACTTCGCCTGCGCCGCGGACGAGGCTGGCGAGCTCGCCTATCACGGCCTCGACGGCAGCACGCTGCAGGCGCTGCGCCTGGCCTTGGCGGGCTCGCACCAGCGGAGCAACGCGGCGCTGGCCTTGGCGACCCTCGAGCTCTTGGGTGAGCGCGGGCTCGCGGTCAGCGCCGACGCTCGGCGCGCCGCGCTGGCCACGGTGCGCTGGCCCGGACGGATGGAGTGGATCGGCTCGCAGCACCTGCTCGATTGCGCGCACAACCCGGCTGGAGCGCGCGCGTTAGCCGCGGCGCTGGCCCCGCGCCGCGACTTCGTCGTCGTCTTCTCGGCGCTGCGGGAGAAGGCGGCGGCGGCGATGCTGGAGGCGCTGCGCCCCTGCACCGCGCGGCTCGTGCTGACGCGCGCCGCTGTCGATCGAGCCGCTCTGCCCGCGGCGCTACGCGACCTGGTCGGCGCTGGCGAGGTCGCGGCGAACCTTGGGGCCGCGCTGGCGAGCCTGGCCGATGACCCGCGGCCGCGACTCGTGACGGGCTCGAGTTATCTGGTGGGTGAGGCCCGGGTTCTGCTGCTCGGCGAGGCTGCTGACGCGGTGGCGCTGGCGGATCCCGCGCAAGCCGAGCCAGCACCGCAAGCGCGCGGCGCAAGCGGCGAGCCTCGCCCGCTGCGCGCGTCCCGGACTTAG
- a CDS encoding homoserine O-acetyltransferase: MSARADPRLTAGTRHASRTRYCEIATADAPLRLQHGQTLGPCTLAYETYGELNAARDNAILVFHALTGHQHAAGYDPVGPGNRFWSEECHRGWWDPFIGEGCALDTSRYFVVCANYLGGCYGSTGPSTIDPLTGQPWGSRFPWPSLADIVDSQIRLLDRLGIERLLATTGGSLGGMCAMDLACRYPERVRCVIPIASGLRATVLSKALNFEQIFAIQEDPEFRGGDYYDGPAPQRGLALARMISHKTFVSLEVLRARARAEIVQPDDYLPTYRLQDPIESYMLHQGRKFVRRFDANSYLRISNAWQAFDLARDRGAGDPRQALAPCQAQRWLLFSIDSDACFYPTEQAEIAEALRELGISLQYVTVHSDKGHDAFLLEPELFQPHLAFALRETHETKAGGSRRDAR, from the coding sequence ATGAGCGCTCGCGCCGACCCTCGCCTGACCGCCGGGACGCGTCATGCGTCGCGGACGCGCTATTGCGAGATCGCCACGGCGGACGCTCCGCTGCGGCTGCAGCACGGACAGACGCTCGGCCCCTGCACGCTGGCCTACGAGACCTACGGCGAGTTGAACGCGGCGCGCGACAACGCCATCCTGGTGTTCCACGCGCTGACCGGCCACCAGCACGCCGCCGGCTACGATCCGGTCGGCCCAGGCAACCGCTTCTGGAGCGAGGAATGCCACCGCGGCTGGTGGGATCCCTTCATCGGCGAGGGCTGCGCGCTCGACACCAGCCGCTATTTCGTCGTCTGCGCCAACTACCTCGGGGGTTGTTACGGCTCGACCGGGCCGAGCACCATCGACCCGCTGACCGGCCAGCCGTGGGGCAGCCGCTTCCCCTGGCCGTCGCTGGCCGACATCGTCGATAGCCAGATCCGGCTGCTCGACCGGCTGGGCATCGAGCGGCTCTTGGCGACGACCGGCGGCTCGCTCGGCGGCATGTGCGCGATGGATCTCGCCTGTCGCTATCCAGAGCGCGTGCGCTGCGTGATCCCGATCGCCAGCGGGCTGCGCGCGACGGTGCTGAGCAAGGCGCTCAACTTCGAGCAGATCTTCGCGATCCAGGAGGATCCCGAGTTTCGCGGCGGCGACTACTACGACGGACCAGCGCCCCAGCGCGGCCTGGCGCTGGCGCGGATGATCAGCCACAAGACCTTCGTCTCGCTCGAGGTGCTCCGCGCCCGCGCGCGCGCCGAGATCGTCCAGCCCGATGACTACCTGCCGACCTATCGCCTGCAGGATCCTATCGAGTCCTACATGCTGCATCAGGGTCGAAAGTTCGTGCGCCGCTTCGACGCCAACAGCTACCTGCGGATCAGCAACGCCTGGCAGGCCTTCGACCTCGCGCGCGATCGAGGCGCCGGCGACCCGCGCCAGGCGCTGGCGCCCTGCCAAGCGCAGCGCTGGTTGCTCTTCTCGATCGACTCGGATGCCTGCTTTTATCCAACGGAGCAGGCCGAGATCGCCGAGGCCCTGCGCGAGCTCGGGATCTCGTTACAGTACGTCACCGTGCATAGTGACAAGGGCCACGACGCCTTCCTCCTCGAGCCCGAGCTCTTCCAGCCGCACCTCGCCTTCGCCCTGCGCGAGACCCACGAGACCAAGGCGGGTGGATCGCGGCGCGACGCGCGCTAA